The Helianthus annuus cultivar XRQ/B chromosome 11, HanXRQr2.0-SUNRISE, whole genome shotgun sequence region ctgagcacggggcatgttcagacttctgttttctcttctttgctttggaggatgccgttgagggtccggacagtctacttttattccttttcttgtatttatgctagaattagttatgtttttgcttcttttgtgaatttgagctcatttcatcctgaaaatacaaaaggaagacaaaaacactctttttccaacattagtacttaaaaagggttagttttataccttaattgatgtgatttatatgttgcattttatacacatcaGTTTATAACATGCGGATTTGGGTGATTTGTAAGTCTGTTGTACATGCGGGTTTTCGTTTTAACGGATTATAACATGCGGAATTCACGTCGCGTACGATCGTACGTTAAGGCCAATTGTACAATATCCTttctcattatatatatatatataggattatgATCAAGAGAAAATTCCTATTAGTTATAAGTATTTAAAGAATATTGATCATATTACGACTTTATTTTTTTGAGTTTTCTCTTTCGATTGTTTTCGGTACTGCAACATACCAAGCCGAAGCAATACCGATCAAATTCCGGTCGCATCTCTACATAAACGTGCATGTTGAATTTCACTAGTTATTACTAATCTTAATGCATTGGCAGTAAGTAATAAACATACCGATATTCATATACCGAATCAAATTCAATGATTATCTTCACTTATGAAACCTCATTTAGTCAATTAACATCATATACCGAATCAAAATTCAATGATTAAATTCACTTACGAGACCTCATTTAGTCAATTAACATCATTTTTAACACGATTAGTCAAGAACTTCATAATTTTGACAATTTTAATCAATTTCGCAGTTTTCTCCAAAACTTAGATAATCAAATTTCACACATGGATTATCATTCCAAATCGTTCAATGACGATTTTAGCATACTATAATCATAAATTGTGGTTCGTATAACTTAGCATTCCATAAAATTTGATATGTGGTAACTTTTAATCAAATTGCTAAAGAAAACCATTTTAATCAAATCACGAAAGGAAACCATCATCCATTTGCTAACGCTTATGGAAAATTAAACCTGTCTAAAATGTTATAATCCATATCGATATCTATACTTTTGTactataaaataaattaaaatctTTAACGATACATGTCACTTTTAGTGGTCTTCTAACATTTATTTTCTCGCTTCTCTTTCATGTTAAATAATAacattaaattatattttttttgtttctcTCTCTTATTAAAAACTAAATATTAAATCTTAATTTCCCCATCTCTCTTTATTATTTTCTCAACTATTTCCTTTATTTTCTCACTTGTTAATAACTATATAATATTTCACTGATTTAACTCATATAATACACGGATTTGTAAGttagtaataaaaaaatataaagttATACAAAACAAATGGATGCCACATCTATAGTTAAGTGTCAGAAATCAACCTTTGTGTTCAAATACCCCCTCTAAATTCAAGAAATTTTGTTAACTTAACTTGAAGAACTATTCATGGACTTGTTAAAGGTTTTGCATAACTTCTACTCGGGTTAAATAGGCTATCAAAACAACATTAACTATGGTCTTTTATAaagaagagtaaattacaagttttgtcctttatgtttacatcaaattgcaggcgctgtcctttaaaccaaaagtttacaggcggtgtccttaacctttcaaaatcttgcactttttgtcctttaagccaaacctggttagaaatctcagttaatttttgttatgtgcaatgcacatgagggcaCACTAGTCTTTTTATCTCTCAACCCTTTCATTTATAACCCTCACCAACCCAATAGTCCCTTTTATATCCAGCCGTCTACACATCTGTTTCCCTTTAAAAAATTCGAACCAGACTTCTAGATTTGATAACGATTAGATTATGGATTTGGAAGAAGAGTACGATCAAGGATACGACGATGAGGAAGAAGATATAACTCAAGAGGATGCCTGGGCCATATTTCGAAGAAAACGGTCTTGTTCATCAACAGCTTGATTCGTTCGATGAGTTTATTCAGAACACTATGCAGGAAATTGTTGACGAGTCTGCAGAGATCGAGATCCGACCCGAATCTCAGCACAATCCGGGTCATCAACCTGATTTTGCCAGGTTCGATTTGGATCCTTTAAATTTAGAGTTTTGAGTTTGGCTGATTCGAGTTGTAGTGGAAATTGCGTTGATTTAGTGGGATTTGGAAAGAAATAATAGTGGAATTGCTAGTTGAATTGTGATAATTTGAGGAGTTGTTTATACCTTTCACTATGTGGCGGGATTCCCAAGGTTTGGCATCGAAACTCCATGGCTTCAAAGAAATAAAATAATGAATGGTGGATTATCGCGAATGAGTTCCGAATCTTCTAGTGTGGATGAGTTGTGCTTGGATGTGTCAGGGGATGTTGAGGTTAATTTTGTTCCTGATCTTCAAGAACAGGTATAGATTAGTAGTATTTCAATATTAAAGGGtcttttaaatgatttaaaatgTGAGTGAACTGTTTTAAGTTTTAAGTTTCTTTGAAGCCATGGAGTTTATTAAAGGGTCTTTTAAGTATTGTTTTAAGTTTCTTTGAAGCCATGGAGTTTAGTGAGAATTTGAAGGTTATGTGAGTGAACTGTTTAAAATGTGATTTGAATTTAGTTGAATTGCAGAGAGATGATTTTGTGTTGGTGGGTGGTTGGTGTGCCATATAAATGTTAAATTAAATGGGGGATTAAATGATTTAAGAGggaatgaccattttaccctcatgtgccttgcacatgaggtaTTTTAACTGAGATTCCTAACCTGGTTTGgtctaaaggacaaaacttgcaagattttgaaacgtaaaggacaccgtctgtcaACTTTTtcctaaaggacagcgcctgaaatttgctgtaaagataaaggacaaaacttgtaatttactctataaagAAAATATTGAAATGTTAGATGATTAGTGTAAAACAAGTTAACAAGATGCATGGAAATTAAAGAAACTTATGAAAGATAAATATGTAACTTTTACTATATTTTAGATAATAGggatagggagccgctagaatgagaaccacctcgagttgtaagaaccgcgagaactacaccccacggaggggcgttcgccgcgatttttttttttacaagtagatgtgtgcattataaacacggccgtaaaaaatcacggcgaacgcccctccgtgggtgtagttttttacacctcaagtttggtgaaaaaaaaaaagaaaaaagaaaaaaaaattaaaaaacaccaaacttgaggtgtaaaaaactacaccccacggaggggcgttcgccgtgattttttacggccgtgtttataatgcacacatctacttgtaaaaaaaaaatcgcgccgaacgcccctccgtggggtgtagttctcgcggttcttacaactcgaggtggttctcattctagcggccccctTAGATAATAAATATGTTTTTTCAACCTTTTATAATTATTTTGTTATAGAAGGTATGCATACCCTATTTCTAAAAAATAGCCCGTTTCTTCTCAATTGACAGTATGGACCACCTCCTTTATCAGAAATTTATGCAAAATGATATTTTACATTTCGCTTTCATGTATATGTAGCCACAAAAATAGTAAAAATGTAACAAATGGTTAATTTTTAGTTATTTTAAAAgcaaaacaaaaacaattatgtAAGTGTCTGAAACCACTATTTAAATTTTGATGGTGTGAAATGCATCATCAATCCACTCAAGAATATTATAACTCAACCATGATAACGTTTGCAAATAGGTTACTTTTATTTAAAAGAAAGGCAACCAATTAATGTATCTTTTTACGATAAATATTCTTATAAATTACGTGAGCGGAGGTTTAGTGGGCCCCCTTGGTTTACCATATGTTTATCAAACTATGAAATTAAATTTATAAATTGAATTCGGGTTTTACATGAAAACTTATTAACATTTGGACTATTTAAACCAAACTAAATATAATTCAAGCGTGGAACGGGTTTAATTGACAAAGTCATTAAAGTTAGGTGTTAGACTATACACCTCCTTTAAACCAAACTTATTAACATTTGGACTATTTAAACCAAACTAAATATAATTCAAGCGTGGAACGGGTTTAATTGACAAAGTCATTGAAGGGTTAGGTGTTAGACTATACAGTGTGGGGTGGTTCCCCATGCCACCGAGGCATGATGGCGCCCCCACACTGTCCCGGTTCTGCCATCAAGGGCCGCCACCCTTGGCTTCGCCAACAGGTTCACAAGCGCTAAACGAAAAGGGGGGGGGGGCCCACATTTTTGTCATCCAATCAGATATTTTTGTttagtttatttgtttttaatttattgaACGGGGGTGGTTATGGGGGCTTTATCACACACTATTGATGTTAAGGGGCGCCATTGTTGCTCTGAAACCTACGTGGTGCTGATGTGGCGTGACAAAGTCCGAAtatattttattgatattttatttgtatttttaGTGAATTCAAGATGGTTTGGATGTgatcaaaattatgatttttagaTCACATTGAATGGTTCACATAGATGGGATTATAACATCCTATGATTAGAATGAAAAAAGAATAATGTAAATTGAAATATTTGGGAATGAATCCATAGGTGTCACGACATTATTGGGAGGACGCGTGATCAACATGTCACACTCAAAAGTGTTACAAGTGTATACTTTACATCACACTTTATTTGCTACTTATCTGCCTCAAGTTCATTCATTTAATTTCTCAAATCAGCTGAAATTTTGTGTTCTTGCTTCCATATTGAGCAGCAATTTGTTGGAGAACTGGTCTGATTTCTGCACCTGAAAGAGGTAATAATCTTGAACTCTGATATCTCTTGTAAGGATTCATTCTATATGTGATAAATGGTGTAATTGTTGACTTTTTCACTGGATTTTGaccgtatttactttgattttgactTAATATTGTAGACAAATTTTGTGAAAGGTGAGTGTTGTGTCATTTTGACTCACCTTGCAGTGAAAGTAGATTAAAAGCTGCAGTTGGattcagaaagtcaaagcttccAACCCTCAAATGTTAGAAAGTCTGTCAGTCTAAACTCTAAAAGTAAAGGTGGAACAAGAATTTATAGCGTTTTAGTCTTAATGGGTTCGGGTCAATTTTCAGTCAAACCTGCAAATATGATTAGTTAAATACTCACCCGTTTAACTCATTTCTTTATTTTTGTAAATGTGTTTATATTATAACTTATATTATGTCCGTATTTTTATGccaaaaaaagtttaaaattaaaCTTGCATATTTTAAGCATTGTTGACTCAATAAGacaaaaatagtttttaaatttAGAGacaaaaatagtttttaaattaGATATTTGAAGTATTAATATGAAAAAGTAATAAAATTGTCTTTTTGAGTTAAACGGGCCAAGCTCGTGTTAACGTGCGAATAAACGTATTGTGTTTGGGTTTATGTATGACACTATTTTCGCCTTCGTGTAAAATTTTCGAGTCGTGCAACCCACGAACAATTAAGACCCATTTTATACCCCTACTGAAAGTGTTtaggttttttgtttttttttttgttttttctgtttttttttttttttttttttttttttttttttttttttgctgtagtgggtgtttaggttttttatttttttttggtaTGGTGGGTTTAtttttagaagcctttgtagtttgtacactttttatttttaagagcctttgtatttgatcctaaaccATATTTTTCTAATATAATGATAAATTTTGTTTGTACGTTACTCAGGAAAAGaaaatttttttttcttacaCACTTGGAATGTAAATTCTGTTGTCATCTTGGGTTGTGGGTCGAACCTAACATGAGCCCGAAAATTATGTCAGACGTATGAATCCGAACACAACATGCATATTCTCAATATTACACGAACACTACCTTCATATTTTTACTTAtcaatttacaaaaaaaaaaaaaaaaatacaaatgtaTGTTAAACCACTACATTTAAGTTATAAATGTTGATTTCGATCTCTCTTTTATTTTTAACTGTTAGCATAAAACTATACCATTTTAGTTTTATGATATTAAAACGCAATTAACAAATGGATTAAATAGGTCAACCCAAATGGGTTTGACCCGAAACTGACCCGACTGGTTTAGAGTAAATCCAAACCAAAATATTCATGCTAGGTTTGTGTTGTGTTaaacgacaaaaaaaaaaaaaaaaaaaaaaaaaaaaacacatgtaATTTTTGTGAACTGTGATATAATTAACTCTTAAAGAAAAGAATTCATTGCAAGATTTAAGAAGATGGCAACAAGAGATACAATCAACAAACAAGAAGAAAACAATGACAAGATGAGCAAACCCATGAAGAAGGCCCTACTTGTTTTGAACTGCATAATGCTGGGAATAGGCAACTGCGGTGGCCCGTTGGTTCAACGTCTTTACTTTGTTAAAGGCGGGAAACGTATATGGATATCGAGCTTTTTGCTAACAGCGGGCTGGCCGTTCTTAATCATCCCACTAATTTGTTCTTTTTGGTACAAAAGAAGAAATGGAAGCCAAGAAACCAAGCTGATCTCTTTGAAGCCATCAGTCTTCTTTCCTTGTGCTATTCTTGGAGTTTTGACCGGTTTAGATGATTATCTGGCTGCTTATGGCGTGTCTCGTTTACCAGTTTCGACATCTGCTTTGATAATCGCCACCCAGTTGGCGTTTACAGCTGGATTTGCGTTTCTTTTGGTGAAACAAAAGTTTTCTGCTTATACAATCAATGCTGTGGTTTTGCTTTCTATTGGTGCTGTGATTCTTGCACTTCATTCCAGCACTGATCGGCCCGATCATGAATCTAACATCAAGTACTATGAAGGTTTTTTCATGACATTAGGAGCTTCGGCTTTGTATGGCTTCATTCTACCATCGATAGAGCTAACTTTCAAGAAAGCTAAACAACCCATTACTTACTCCTTGGTTATGGAGATGCAGATCGTTATGTCGTTCTTTGCGACTGTCTTTTGTACTATTGGAATGCTGATCAACCACGACTTCAAGGTAGACCAAGCCCCCCTTATATCAATTAATAAGTTGTGTTGATTGGTCAGTCAGACTGATGAATTTAATCAAAAACCTTCTAAGGGGTTGGCGCATTGGTAAGTGTTTTGAGTCCCTCTAGTAGAGGTCGGTTCGAATTCAACTTTAGTAGTTTTCTGGCTTTAACCCGTTAAAGGTCACTTGCCTTACGCAGGCTGTATTCAACCTTATCCCACTAGTTAATTAACAGGGTATTAGTGGGGCCCCTTTAGTTTTTTTGGTGTAAGAGGTTCTAagagttaacagaaaaaataaattttGCTTCCGAACCTAATGGGGGATATAAAAGCTCTTAGTTTTTTTTTGGATTAGTAACCGATCCAATGTCAAGCTTCTTGCTAGCGTTGTTAATGAAATTCgccgttccaaaaaaaaaaacctaatttgAGAAACTTTTACTCTGTTTAAGAACTTTTCTCTTTTCTAAACaataattttgtattttttggTCACCTTTTTTTGACCTctttaaataaaacaattttCACACACTCCAATAGTAAACTATTGTTACAAATTCAAACAA contains the following coding sequences:
- the LOC110889972 gene encoding purine permease 3 isoform X1, which translates into the protein MSLFRTLCRKLLTSLQRSRSDPNLSTIRVINLILPAICWRTGLISAPERDKFCERFKKMATRDTINKQEENNDKMSKPMKKALLVLNCIMLGIGNCGGPLVQRLYFVKGGKRIWISSFLLTAGWPFLIIPLICSFWYKRRNGSQETKLISLKPSVFFPCAILGVLTGLDDYLAAYGVSRLPVSTSALIIATQLAFTAGFAFLLVKQKFSAYTINAVVLLSIGAVILALHSSTDRPDHESNIKYYEGFFMTLGASALYGFILPSIELTFKKAKQPITYSLVMEMQIVMSFFATVFCTIGMLINHDFKAIPHEARNFELGEVTYYVILSANSLLWQFFFLGAIGVIFCASSLLSGVIIATLLPVTESLAVLFFHEKFQVEKGLSLALSLWGFVSYFYGEFKQVKKMKRGLEVGSVP
- the LOC110889972 gene encoding purine permease 3 isoform X2, encoding MSLFRTLCRKLLTSLQRSRSDPNLSTIRVINLILPAICWRTGLISAPEREFIARFKKMATRDTINKQEENNDKMSKPMKKALLVLNCIMLGIGNCGGPLVQRLYFVKGGKRIWISSFLLTAGWPFLIIPLICSFWYKRRNGSQETKLISLKPSVFFPCAILGVLTGLDDYLAAYGVSRLPVSTSALIIATQLAFTAGFAFLLVKQKFSAYTINAVVLLSIGAVILALHSSTDRPDHESNIKYYEGFFMTLGASALYGFILPSIELTFKKAKQPITYSLVMEMQIVMSFFATVFCTIGMLINHDFKAIPHEARNFELGEVTYYVILSANSLLWQFFFLGAIGVIFCASSLLSGVIIATLLPVTESLAVLFFHEKFQVEKGLSLALSLWGFVSYFYGEFKQVKKMKRGLEVGSVP
- the LOC110889972 gene encoding purine permease 3 isoform X3 — encoded protein: MATRDTINKQEENNDKMSKPMKKALLVLNCIMLGIGNCGGPLVQRLYFVKGGKRIWISSFLLTAGWPFLIIPLICSFWYKRRNGSQETKLISLKPSVFFPCAILGVLTGLDDYLAAYGVSRLPVSTSALIIATQLAFTAGFAFLLVKQKFSAYTINAVVLLSIGAVILALHSSTDRPDHESNIKYYEGFFMTLGASALYGFILPSIELTFKKAKQPITYSLVMEMQIVMSFFATVFCTIGMLINHDFKAIPHEARNFELGEVTYYVILSANSLLWQFFFLGAIGVIFCASSLLSGVIIATLLPVTESLAVLFFHEKFQVEKGLSLALSLWGFVSYFYGEFKQVKKMKRGLEVGSVP